A region from the Arcanobacterium buesumense genome encodes:
- a CDS encoding carbohydrate ABC transporter permease produces MSGEVVGISPSSFLTVVFLGPLFFIVVNSFKAKFAISGDPFSIPVGDDLVGLSNYVTGLVLSGTTSAILWSFVITITSVVVIVFFSSMTAYYIVRVKAWWTTLLYFVFVFSMVIPFQMVMFPTVKIADSLSLANPAGMVVLYLGFGAGLSVFMFVGFIKAIPVEIEEAVAIDGCSPLLVYFKVVLPMLKPTSITVAILNAMWVWNDFLLPSLVLGPSSEYRTIPIVVQFLVGSNGNRDMGALMAMLVLAIVPIVLFYVFAQKYIIEGVSAGAVKG; encoded by the coding sequence ATCAGTGGGGAAGTTGTTGGTATATCTCCTTCTAGTTTTTTAACAGTGGTTTTCCTCGGGCCATTATTCTTTATCGTTGTCAATTCATTCAAAGCAAAGTTTGCGATATCTGGTGATCCTTTCTCAATCCCGGTAGGTGATGACTTGGTTGGTCTTAGTAACTATGTGACGGGGTTGGTGCTATCTGGTACCACTTCAGCGATTTTGTGGTCATTTGTTATAACGATTACTTCTGTGGTTGTGATAGTTTTCTTTTCTTCGATGACGGCTTATTACATAGTGCGAGTAAAAGCATGGTGGACAACTCTTTTGTACTTTGTTTTTGTTTTCTCTATGGTGATACCTTTCCAGATGGTCATGTTTCCGACTGTCAAAATTGCTGATTCTCTTTCGTTGGCAAATCCTGCTGGCATGGTGGTCTTGTATCTTGGCTTTGGTGCGGGTTTGAGCGTTTTTATGTTCGTTGGCTTCATCAAAGCGATTCCAGTTGAAATAGAAGAAGCAGTGGCGATTGACGGATGTAGTCCGCTCCTAGTGTATTTCAAAGTGGTGTTACCTATGCTGAAGCCGACGTCGATTACGGTAGCTATTTTGAATGCGATGTGGGTCTGGAATGACTTCTTATTGCCATCGTTGGTGTTGGGGCCGTCAAGTGAGTATCGTACAATCCCGATTGTGGTTCAGTTCCTTGTGGGCTCGAATGGCAACCGTGACATGGGTGCGTTGATGGCTATGCTTGTTTTAGCTATTGTTCCAATTGTCCTTTTCTATGTTTTCGCGCAGAAATATATCATTGAAGGTGTGTCAGCGGGAGCAGTTAAAGGCTAA